The following are from one region of the Chionomys nivalis chromosome 16, mChiNiv1.1, whole genome shotgun sequence genome:
- the LOC130888092 gene encoding olfactory receptor 2K2, translating into MQGENFTAWSLFFLEGFSRYPRLEIVLFVFSLLMYLVTILGNSTLILITVLDSHLQTPMYLFLGNLSFMDICYTSASIPTLLVNLLSSKKTIIFSGCVVQMYLSLSMGSTECILLAVMAYDRYVAICNPLRYPIIMNRQVCVQMATISWVTGCLTALLETSFALQIPLCGNVIDHFTCEILAVLKLACMSSLLMDMVMLVVSILLLPIPMLLICISYGFILSTILRISSTEGRNKAFSTCGAHLTVVILYYGAALSMYLKPSSSNSQEIDKIISLLYGVLTPMLNPIIYSLRNKEVKDAVKKLLGKVPLAPSV; encoded by the coding sequence ATGCAAGGAGAAAATTTCACTGCTTGGAGCCTTTTTTTCCTGGAGGGATTTTCCCGGTACCCAAGGTTAGAGATAGTTCTGTTTGTCTTCAGCCTTCTAATGTATTTGGTTACCATCCTGGGTAACAGTACTCTGATTTTAATCACTGTCCTGGATTCACACCTTCAAACCCCCATGTACCTATTTCTTGGGAACCTCTCCTTCATGGATATCTGTTACACATCGGCTTCCATTCCTACTTTGCTTGTGAACTTGCTGTCATCCAAGAAAACCATTATCTTTTCTGGGTGTGTGGTCCAGATGTATCTCTCCCTTTCCATGGGATCCACAGAGTGTATACTTCTGGCTGTGATGGCCTATGACCGTTACGTGGCCATCTGCAACCCACTGAGGTACCCCATCATCATGAACAGgcaagtgtgtgtgcagatgGCTACCATCTCCTGGGTGACAGGCTGCCTGACTGCCCTGCTGGAAACTAGCTTTGCCCTGCAGATTCCCCTCTGTGGGAACGTCATTGATCACTTCACATGTGAAATTCTTGCGGTGCTAAAATTAGCTTGCATGAGTTCACTGCTCATGGACATGGTGATGCTGGTGGTCAGTATTCTCCTCCTGCCCATTCCAATgctcttgatttgcatttcctacGGCTTCATCCTTTCAACAATTTTGAGAATCAGTTCGACAGAGGGAAGAAACAAAGCTTTCTCGACTTGTGGTGCACACTTGACTGTTGTGATCTTATACTATGGGGCCGCTCTCTCCATGTACCTGAAGCCTTCTTCATCAAACTCACAAGAAATAGACAAAATCATCTCGTTGCTTTATGGAGTGCTTACCCCTATGTTGAACCCAATAATTTACAGCTTAAGgaacaaagaagtaaaagatgCTGTGAAAAAACTGCTGGGCAAAGTACCATTGGCACCAAGCGTGTGA